The Cicer arietinum cultivar CDC Frontier isolate Library 1 chromosome 1, Cicar.CDCFrontier_v2.0, whole genome shotgun sequence genome contains the following window.
AAAACTTACATATGTAGTAGTTGAAATtggaaactaaaattataattttttttagtaatttatgattttggtccttgtattaatatatagtttttacttttgattttagtaattatattagtttttttattttttttttaattttttatttttttgtctctGTCACGTGACAATCACCTATTTAATAATGGTGTGACAACATAATGTCATGTGATATCAAAATATGATGTGTCATGTCATTTCATCATTGTTAGGATCGATGGCTATCCAAAATTTAGAAGAGGAGAATAGATTTCTCGCATCCAATGAatacaaatcaatttttaaactttttcgTAAAAGAAAATTATGCTTATTGAAACTATGAATgaaatctttaaaattttatagtaaaaCACTTCAATTTGATAACAAAGTTCAAAGTCTTAATTCCCTAGTTCAAGAGAGGCTTCAATTAGGagattaataaaaatcaatcaacaactaatataataatactatGAGTCTGACTTGTGAGTGGAGTTGTTTTATTACCCTATTGACCATGTAAAGTTGCTATACAAAACTTTTTGTTGATGAAGTTGGTTTTAGTAAAAGCTATATTTCTTGTAGCGCAAATGTTTGAATCGAATGAATGCAAACATGTGTGGCGTTTTGGTTTAGCAGAAGGAAAATTAGAATTTGAAATGATCCATATGGTGTTTGAATCGAAAGAATGCAAACATATTTAGATTGAAAATCAACAcagataatattttagttattctATACTCAATTTAGATAGAAAGAATGGTTTGTAATAAAGTAGATTTATGTTGTATTATTATGACAATAAAAGTTAGGTATGTATCACTTGAAATTCTCATGTTTTATATGTTGTAACTTAAATTGATATATAGTATTATTATCTATTaaaatagtaatattattatattttcaaataaattgtgACGGATCTATTGCACACATTTTTCATAGATCTATCTAGGAAACACAATTTTTCTTGTAGAATTACCTATGAATggagaatttttttgaaaattactcCCAGATTTATGTGCCGAAAGATTTTGCAGGAAACAtgtatttgaaaataaagttcGCAAAAAAATGTCTTAAATTGCAATTTCTCTATCAAAAATTTGTTGCAGATTTGTTCAATTTTTCTACAGAAAAATCCACAGATAAATTACTCGTGCATTTTAGTCGAGCATAATTGATTTCGcctttaaaattgattttaactaacatTTGTAGCTTTTGAATCCAAACATAATTcttaagttaaaatttattattaaactcatttttacttaaatatcttcaaacataaattattttacattcaatttacttttaactacttttaactagaattaattatacaaattcaattcactcgaaatcaattttaattaaacgAGTTTCAACTAAAACAGCAACATAAacaacatactttttttttttatgttaatgaAATTCTAAGAATAggcattttataaatttgtaagcaaataattaaaattcataatagtaaaaacataataatataataaaagagaATCAAAATACAATTAGTGGCATCACATTTATATCGTTTTCGTGCAAATGCTCCCAAGtttcatatcaattaaaaaaatataatttaaggaGAAATAGTTATATGATCCCCATTCAAAAACCTCGTCAACATTTCCTTCCATATCTTTTACGTTGGCTACAACCACAAAAACACTAATAAAAGTTTAGGAGAATGATATGAACTTGTTGAGAAAAAGGGAATATTAAAGTATATGTATGTCTCActaatacataaaattaataaatgaggATACACAAAGTGAGccttgaagaagaaaatacatatacaaaaaactTATGTTTTTGAAACAATGAAGAAAGcttcactcactcactcacgaACAACCATTTCAATCACATTTTGGTCTTCTATATGTTAGCATTTCAAGTTATTCTTGCAGTGGAAGTAAAACAACAAAAGAGAATGAATTGATGTAAAtgtgttatctttatatataacttttattacattatttctTACTAACGTCTACTTAACTAACTAAACAAATAGTTTTTCATATATTAATGCATTGTGTTGGTTACGACGAAACTCAATTTATTAGGTGCAGCCGTAATTATTACGAACAATGGTAATTAAGACTTATGTCATTAAAAGGGGTGCATGCTACAGAAACCCATTATTGCCATCCAACAAATAAGATAGATAGGCTTTAGGTATTAACGTAGGTAGTGAAAATACGAATAGTAgattattgaattaattaaaatactattttattaagcgaatttgatatttaaagtgtttaaagatatatattgataaatataataaataatttttttatatgtgtatttgctataatgtgataattttataaatatttaaatgaatattatagaaaaaaagtttatgtagatgagtaaaataaaatgtttattaattaaagacatttaaaaatactaaaaaatagattttatatcATACAAGTATTTACACCTCTATATTCATTTCTGAATATTAAtttgagttattattattattaaattggaCTTTTCTTTCCTGTACCTACGAGTTGGTCAATAAACCCCAATTTCTGCCTGAGTTGGGCTCGTTGGGCCACATTCTGTTTTACCCTGTACCATTACATCTACTATTTACACCCCTTGAATCtgcaattaaaagaaaatgaaaacagaAGACAAAAGCAACAGCCATAGAAAACCCAGCAACGCCAATTCCCTCAAATTCATTCCCACCAATTCTCTGTATGGCATCTGATTCAAACGCCACCAATATGCTCCAGGCCATTCGCTACAACCGCGGTTCTCTTCAGCTTCTCGATCAGGTCTTCATTTCCCCCTCTACCTCACATTTTCGCCttcaattttattcatttttttttattatggcTGATTATACTTGTTTTTCTGCAGACAAAACTCCCGTTAGAAAGCGTTTACTTGGAGATTCGGGATTCAAATGATGGCTGGTAAGATATTTCATATACAGTAActgtattttattaactattaaggactttatttttgttgatgagaatcataattttattttaattgagaagCTCTAATAAGCTAAAAGCTAATCTAGTGTTGTCAATAGCATATCACCGAAAATAGGAATTTGTTTAAATTCTGGTATACTAAGTTGTTACAGTGCCACAGTAGCTGCTATTTGATAAGATTTTGTACTAAAAAGTATACCGTTGAACAATAGCGATTTTGTCCAGTTCCACTATGCAATAGCACTATAGTGCCAaccactatttgacaacacttttaTCAAAGTTGGATTTAGATACTTTTCTTAAATGGTCAGTTGTAAGTTGTAACGTTTCTGTCAAGGTTTTAAATTGCAATCAAGATTGTTGATCATCTATTGATAATGAACTTTTTGTGGCCATTGCAACTTGGGAGTTTGTGGCTGCATTACGGATATAGTAATACTATAATAGTATGCAATTTTGAATCCCGATTACTACATAAGGTGAAGTAGTCTGCAATTTCAAATCCCAGTTACTGAAGTACAATggacaaagaaagaaaagaaagccTATCGAatataagttattatttatttttcaggAATGCTATACGGGATATGGTGGTCCGGGGAGCACCTGCTATTGCTATTGCAGCGGCACTCGCTCTGGCTGTGGAGGTGTCCAATTTAGATGATTTCAGTGGGTCTACTGATGACGCTGCCTACTTCCTACATAAGAAGCTGGAATATCTTGTAACTAGGTATATCTTCGATTTCGTGTTTTACCAAGAAAGCAATCTACTTATTGTGGATGATCTTAGTCATTCCATTGCCTGATAACTAAATAGAATTTGGCATGTTGAAGTATCTCTTTAAGCAATTGAGGTTGCTGCTATGAAGTTCCTTTCAAGCATGggttttaatttacattttttccTTCATGCTTTAGTCGGCCAACTGCGGTGAACTTATCAGACGCCGCAACAAAACTCAAAGAAATCATATCTATGGCTGCTGCTACGACTTCAGAGGCTAGGGGTGTTTTTCAGGTACTTCTAAGATTTATTATAGTTTACAATGACGAATTCCTGCATAAACAAAGGAAGTTACATTTTGTACCTTTttactcttattttttatttgaacatTTGAACCTGAATctgttgaattattttttaggctTATGTAGAGGCTGCTGAAATAATGCTTGAGGATGATGTTGCATCGAACAAAGCAATTGGAATATATGGAGCTAGTTTTATTCAAAACCATACAGAGAAACATAAGCTTTCTGTTTTGACCCATTGCAACACTGGAAGGTGCCTGCTACAGTTCTGTTACAGTatcacttattattattataatataataaagtgtaaacttaatttttgttttgttttttcatttgtttcacAAAGCAAAAAGGTATCTGCAGTTGTACTCAGTACTCACTTGCAATTGTGTGTTTAATTCAATACTCAGTTTAGCAACTGCTGGATATGGTACTGCTCTCGGTGTAATCCGTGCACTTCACAGCGGAGGAGTTTTAGAAAGGGCTTATTGCACAGAAACACGTCCATTCAATCAAGTGAGTGCATTTTTGCCAAATATAGTTATACTTGGTTCTCTTTCGAAAGAAGATGCATAGTTAAAGTTGCCTTTCAACCAAATGATCTGTATGAGTTGCTATATTTTGCAACTTGTAATTTTGGATCAATAGCATGACATGAATCAGAACTGAAACGTGATGATGTGGTTATCGTTTGGTTTATGTTCCATCTTAAAATTTCAGAGTTTCAAAATACGAAATGTCTTTTTGAACAAGAGCACTCGAATTTCAGATATACTTTTAAAACGGAATAGGAGAGAAAATTAGTAGAATCGTTTAAATTGAGTTAAGGATTGTTTGCTAGTGATGATCATGTCATCATGCCAATTACAgcttttgtaatttttaataactttGTCTGCTGGTTTGAGGGATTAAAGGTGACGATCGAATTGGTAAGCTGAAGCCTGAAGTAGTTTTGAGAACACATCTTCAAATTTAGGTTTTTGCCTGCATGTATCTAGAGAATCACTTCTCCATTAACTGCATCCTATGAAAGTAACAGATTAAAATGATTTGGAGTTGATGCTTACTAATCATAATGCTTAATTGCAGGGATCCAGACTTACTGCCTATGAATTGGTACATGACAAAATACCAGCAACTCTTATAGCAGATTCTGCTGCTGCCGCATTAATGCAAGCAGGACGTGTGGATGCTGTTGTTGTTGGTGCAGATCGAGTTGCATCAAATGGTATGCTTTGTTGCAACATAAATAGACTATAATTTGCGTGTCTTCTCAACCATGAAAGCTATCATcagatttattttcttttaaatggcATTGCAGGTGACACAGCCAACAAAATTGGAACCTATAGTGTTGCCTTATGTGCCAAGTTTCATAATGTGCCTTTTTATGTGGCTGCACCCTTGACTTCCATTGATCTATCACTTTCTTCTGGGAAACAAATTGTCATTGAGGAGAGATCTCCCAAGGAATTGTTGAACACACGTGGAGGACTCGGAGAGCAGGTTGCTGCCTCAGGAATATCTGTGTGGAATCCGGCTTTTGATGTTACACCTGCTAATCTAATATCCGGGATCATCACTGAGAAGGTCTGTCTTACCTCTTCCCTCTCTTATAAAATTTGACTGGTTTCGTTTTTTATTTGTTCTGACGATTTTATGTTCTCTGAGCAGGGTGTCATTACAAAGACATCTGCTGGTGATGCCTCCTTTGACATAAAAACTTTTGTACAGAAAACAAGCTAAGGGCGGATCGTAGTAACGGATTCAATACCAATGATCCTTTGTGTGAAATGAGATGTTGTGTTATATTGACTGTAGAATTTCGTTGTATGTTTTAGAGGGGAGTTGTAGACCAACTCGATCAATGTAAGTGTCCTGGAAAATAAATAAGGTCCTGGTTAATAAACAAGTCAATGAGAAATTGCGGCGACCAAGGATAAAATGGAATGGTACAAGTTCTCGGAAAACAAAAGACATGATTTTTGTATTATTGACAACACAGGGCATGATTGAATAAGATATAATAAGGTTATTAAACTGTGTAGTGATTCTTGTGACCTCAAATAAGATATTAAACTGTAGGCTGCTTATAAATGAACTACATTGGGAGTAATCCACCCATGCATTCAAGacttaaaatgtaaaatgataTTCATGTCGTTTTTCCACCTGTTTCTCCCTTTCTAAAAACTTTTCTTTCCTCTACAAACTAAATCATCGTTGTGACCAAACTAAATCATCGTGGTTTTGAGCATTAGGCTGTGAAAGCAGTCAAGTTCAAGTCATGTGAATATTTCTGAAACTTGTTCTTGATTGAAAATGGGAATCATTTTCATTAATGTACTATGAAGTTTATCCCTAATTATATGTCAATTAATCTTACGTGTTTTGTCTTTATAGTAAATCAGCGACTCTTCAAGATATCACAACACACTTGAAATGAGTGTCAACCGAGTAGAAATTAAATAGACACCGCTTTAATTCGATGGTAGGCCGAAAGGTtgacaaacaaacaaacacttATGGTTAATTTACTTCAAAGACAATGTTGTCTATTATTTTCCAATTTGGTTCATCCAATGGTAGGATAACTTTGCACCAATTCATCAAATCCTTTCTTCTAAAGTCCAAGAAGTAATTCAATTATTTCCAAAGAGGTTTAATAAAGAACTTGATAATTACTTAATCGAGTTACATTTTTTCACCAAATTCTCTATGGCATAGATATTTTCATGGCAGTAAAAATATGGGCAAAATTCAAATCTATAAATTTTGCATATTCTTCAAAAACAAGATTTTGTCAAGTGATGGTCTCGTATCAATGTCTTTAAAATCTCTTTGGAGAATATCACAATATAGTTTAAATCTAACCCAATTTTTTTGAAGGTTGCAGATCCTCAACACATGCAAATTTCTCAATCAAATGGTTGGCGTTACAACAACTTTAACAACCTCATATTCAGAGGACGACTTCGTAGAAAATTTACAAAGGGTCTTCAgtcttttaaaataagaaaaaaataaagacaaacatAAGCAAAATATTCCATCTTTATTGTCATCCATTGCCGAATTATCATATCCAATTATGGAGGAAGATTACATAGTTTAATCGCCAATCAagactaaaatattaaaatatgatcaaataaaaaacaatttacttGTATAAACAATTCTAGTTTTCAACATGTATTGTAGCAACAatagattttaattttctatataaaataatgtCATTTCATGTTGAAAGACACCTTTTACTTTCACAAATTTAGAGAAttttaaagagagagagtttgAACACTGAGTTTCTTTGTAACTTTTACGTAATTTGTTTTCATTGTCATCTTTGAATTAgaattttatctatatatataaaatagatttgaatcatctaaaatgaataaaatgtaATGTGAGAAAATTAAGCATTATTATtctaacaaatttattattagttatcatgtatttaatttattatataaggGTTAATTTTACTTACTTTATCGAATTAATTAtcatgtatttaatttattatataaggGTTAATTTTACTCGTGAGAAAATATAGCTAGTGATTGACCACGTTGTGTATATAATATACATTGTCTTTTCCAAGTGAATCTTTAAGATATCACAACACCCTTAAATGAGTAGTAGTGGGTTTGTCaagaaattgatttattttctaaatagacaaaataaatattactgtATAGAAATAAAGTACAAAACCTCTTTACTTTAACCAATTTCCTATAACTTGAAACATCATGATGATACAAGGGTCAATTGTTAATGTGCAACCTTGTATTGAAATACATGATGTAATGATATGTTTGCAACCAAGTACGTAGCTTCTGAAAGTAAATCTAAGCAATATATCCTTCTTTTTATTCTATCAGACTCATCAAATGAATTTCCAACAagaatacattaaaaaatatttttttaatttcatttactTGTTGTTTCTAAAGTTTAATGCATTATATAGAACATAAGAATGACCACCACAAAGTCCCCGatgattctttttaaaataaaataatttttatttttttttgtttgagtaatattattgaaacacaatttgacataaaatgagacacaaatacaataatatgtattgaaatacaaatacaaaatattatcttCTTTATTTTGCAAAGTATTCTATTTGTgtcatattttttgttaaattttatgttccaataacattactttattttttataaggttcatttgatttataaattgataaaaaaaattgatttatttgatcTATGTTATGAATCAATTACATCAATTTTGAAGAACAAATGTATTAtgattaaaatagaattaagcTTTATCGAATAAATAAAACCCTTGGTTATAAAACTGAAacatagtttatttaaaaatataaaactaaaatttgaattttatttttttatttttaacataatttagtttttaataaatcgtATGCAATCATGTCTGTTTATCCAAAGTAGAGATAAAAATGTATAGAACAATTATATTAACtaaataagtttaatttattttattaatcggACTAAAACTTTTGAGATAAAGCAAAGTATGCCaaatagaaaacaaatattaaacacaaaactttaacaaacataatttgtaataagttatatatataaattataatttactaaATTTAACGGATTAAAAATGATAATCGAAATTTAAATCTTTGGCCCTAAAATCTCAAGGAAAGAAGACGAACTCTAAGGCTCTGTCAGCCACTGGAGACTAATCGAAAAGCGAATGAGAAAATCATAATGAAGACTTAGATGATGAAGAGTTGTACTTTGTACAAaatcatatacatatttttctaacaatattttgacaataaattaGGGTTTGTTCTTCCactttttcttatattatttttctattaagtAAGCAactatagttaaaataaaacgTTAATTGCAACCATTTTTACTATGATTAAAATGACACTCATTTTGTCTTACCACTTTTAATACTACTTTTCACTTTGTATTCTCCATTTTGTGTTCTAACCTGAATGTGTCAACTTAGATCAATTTTTTGctcaatcattttaaaattataaatacacgACAACATAAGTGATAAAAGAGCACGTCTAATCTGATTTTACCGtagataattacatatattaatatttcttaaaatactcttaaattttttaatactaaatataatttatgggCGTTGTTTATAAGATGATCTTTGTAACatcccatttttttttaaaaaacaaaagtcaaatttcaaaaataaagaaagaaatacttttggataaaatatttaagtcataacacaatgacaaaagtcaacaatatttacaagcaacggaaatagtttttgaaacaaaagtccaaagtatttaaacagcaaaattcaccgaggctatgagacctatcagacatagctcatatccctggggtattctcggcagacgaCTACATAAAAGCACTGCTCCAAGAATCTCGACTTTctccacgtcacatcaaaaagtggaatatggacccatcaaaataaaaatcaagctgacaatataaggtataggtacaatcttccaaattgaaataattataaccgcaaaagaaagacatctagtccctatacaacccaACTAATCTAATCatactacaaaaactatacaacatgggtgatctccacgcgtccCGCAAGATTCTTCTGACACagcttcggtcaggtatgtctaactacttTTCCATCTTCAGGGTACTAACCAGTATAATGATCTTGGTTCTCtgatagtgtttcagcaagtgtactgaatcgttgcaagtagtaataaaacagtagtaccgagtgtcgaactcaaggattgcgttttactattgaattattttaattactaatattgaacacaaaattcccaaattgattaaaataatatttaaaattaacaacagtaataaaattgatcatttataataagaaaaatgtcaaggatgagtttcacttcgaatccaaccttgacGTCTAATTTGATCGTAGTTACTGAACTCCTTTATTAAGTTactaccgaattctctttattattcttgccctaatgtcttagtgacaaaacctttaattccaaagtaacctctaatttcttagtggatttaagattagaattatgCATTACCGTACAGGAATTcacttgttaaactattgcctctgcaactaatttaattgatttcatgacctgcatttatctctagactacaaattcatgaatttctcatctcaagcattcgtaaagtccattcgcgtttcaaaatacgaatcgtagaacattttaatgttgatcaagcaataaaaaacattaagcacgtagatgagaaaaataattcaataaactcattcatataaataaaaatcaaatcaaaaaaataagggttttatcttgttacactcattcctaacaaatagggtttagttactcatgacagagataaaaaagatagagattataaaagaattacaagaaagattcatgaatgattcttgataaaactgctccaatggtgttagaaacagttgtctttgagtttctatgctagggcacaagtctctcaacttcccaatagtcaaaaagctccctaaaaagtgaaaaattgcGTTTCTAATGAATGATGTCGCGTCCACGGGCCTCAGACGCAGAAAACGCGCTTCATGCGCGCGCTGGCAGTGCTGAAAGGCaagaaatgcgcctcaggcgcggcTGTTGCGCTTCtagcgcacaacatctgttgtTTGACTTATAGTGCAAGTTTCTCCTTTTTCGAGTCTGAATtgggttccggtgtcttcatgaaagttgtagctatggatcttagctttcatttgcacttggtttaactccaattggacatctacaactctagatatggatgaaatactccacataagTCATGttaatttctcaccaaaattcagcttcttactaaaacaaaataacaacgcaaaactacaaaaaatatctacttaatcaagcaaataagaacataaacatttcattaaatcaaagaactaaaatcaacaaaatatatcgaataacttcttaaattaactaatggttaaagataaataagactaaaatcaatgaaaaatatgcatatgatgaagattcatcattttcatttgagggcaaaacccagatttccacaataattgtaaaggtcatcaaccgaaattaaaaatttctacatagcatttaaattttaaatgcacaaaataacttttccacTTAGTATACTCCTTGAAAggattttcatatgtcaaacatgcataatcaaagcaggaaaatgaagtttttaacaaaactacaatgtcgtattcgaatacagcaaactcgtattcgaatacaatgctaagtcataagtcagtagcaaaatcatcctgtcgtattcgaatacagccctgttgtatttgaatacatgtatttgaatacagtcttgtcgtattcaaatacaagtGCGAAATCATAAGTTAGTAGCAAACTATGtgctgtcgtattcgaatacagttctgtcgtatttgaatacaactatgaaaaatgcagattttcaattttgaaaatgtttcgaaatcaatcaacacttacacataAATTCAAtgaatcacacttagcaattacgacacaatcacaaacaataactgagtatgtatatacaatcatcgtagtataacaaacatgactcgcgtgccaagcaccctaatgcaatgtgtatatgccaaaatgcatgattccagaattccaaaccaaagccctcctcgaaggggcgtaaatcataattgtaccgcctatcacagatcAATACTAATTAACggggtgccacctatcacagatcaacatgatttactaaaaagcataaatcgtaaatgtatcgcctatcacagaccagtattATTTatcaaggtgtcacctatcatgggtcagcacgatttctaaaaaatgtaaatcataaatgtaccacctatcacataccagtactatttaccgaggtgtcacctatcacaggtcaatACGATTTATAAAAAACTACAGTCCACGACGCGAAAATCCTCGCAAGGATAATATGAACCAACagatcacatggcatcatctcgtgacccatcacggtcaccaccaTCACCATGGACCCATCACgatcaccatgtactatgaaatgcatgagcatactctgactctttccacaacaatcattaagtaaatgcagatattaaaagattctccatttttaatactcatttatcattaatgatttttcaaattcaccACAGAGCATGCTCAaacatattttcaaattcaatctacaattcacaccaaatcatatcaattcatttttccacaaaatccacacataaaacacatctaaaaaattcataatattaattatgaacacatcaatcacaccaaacatgaatcaccacaaatcacacatcaaattcaaattccacaatttcacccataaaacacataaaattcattttccacaaatctacacctcaaacacatcaaatttattttctacaaattcacatataaggtcttaaatgcaaactaaaagtctggaaggagcctttacctCTGTTGTAGCTTTAACAACCGATTACAGCACCGTGATAAATTAGTGTAAAATTTTTTGTTCGCGTCGTCGCTTCGAAAACTAGCTCATTAGCACCGCAGCGTGACaatgaacaact
Protein-coding sequences here:
- the LOC101515050 gene encoding methylthioribose-1-phosphate isomerase; this translates as MASDSNATNMLQAIRYNRGSLQLLDQTKLPLESVYLEIRDSNDGWNAIRDMVVRGAPAIAIAAALALAVEVSNLDDFSGSTDDAAYFLHKKLEYLVTSRPTAVNLSDAATKLKEIISMAAATTSEARGVFQAYVEAAEIMLEDDVASNKAIGIYGASFIQNHTEKHKLSVLTHCNTGSLATAGYGTALGVIRALHSGGVLERAYCTETRPFNQGSRLTAYELVHDKIPATLIADSAAAALMQAGRVDAVVVGADRVASNGDTANKIGTYSVALCAKFHNVPFYVAAPLTSIDLSLSSGKQIVIEERSPKELLNTRGGLGEQVAASGISVWNPAFDVTPANLISGIITEKGVITKTSAGDASFDIKTFVQKTS